From the Endozoicomonas sp. Mp262 genome, the window GATCGTCAATGGAATAATGGATTCAGATGTTGGAGTAGTGCATGGCAATAACCATGACTGAGGCGGCCGCCAGGCATATCAAAAAGCAGCTTGACAAGCGGGGAAGAGGTAGAGGCATCCGCCTGGGTGTTAAAACGTCCGGGTGTTCAGGCATGGCTTATGTGCTGGAATTTGTTGATGAGCAGCTTGAGAGTGATACGGTATTTGAGAACTTTGGCGTCAAGGTTTTTATTGATCCAAAGAGTCTTGTCTATATGGATGGCACCGAGCTGGATTTTGTTAAGGAAGGCCTTAACGAAGGATTTCAGTTTAATAATCCCAATGTTGCCAGTGAATGTGGTTGCGGCGAAAGTTTCAACGTTTGATCTGACACAGAGAAAGCAATCTATATCGTCGCATTACTGCGGTTGCGATAAACGGGATTTTAATAGTCTCTTTTATTTGTGATTGTTGTTCAAACCCTCTAAAACTGTTTCCAGGCCCGAGCAGACAGCTGTCGATATGAACTGGCAGCTATCTGCCCGGGTTTTTCTTCATCTGTTTACTTAAGTAGATTCAGAGTGGATATTACGCAAAACTATTTCGAGCTTTTTCAATTACCGGTTTCATGCCAACTGGATCATGGTAAGCTGGCCCTGAAATACCGGGAGCTACAGAAAACCGTTCATCCGGATCGCTTTGCCGGTGATGCCCATCGGCAACAGCGTCTATCTGTCCAGTATGCCGCTTACGTGAATGAAGCGTTTGATACTCTGAAATTACCCCTGAAGCGATTTATTTATCTGCTGAACCTGGCGGGCCTCTCTGTGGATATGGAGCAGAACACCGTTATGGATCCGGAGTTTCTTATGGAGCAGATGGCCTTAAGAGAGCAGATGGCAGAATTGCGAGGGCTGCCTGATCCAGAAGCAGGCATTGATCGGTTGATAAATGCAGTGGAGGATTCCCTTGATGAACTTTCTGAAGAGTTTGAGCGTCTTTGGGTTCAGGGGCAATCCGAGCATCTGAAGCAGGCCGAAACAGTTGTGCAGAAGATGCAGTTCATGGTAAAGGTGGCTGCTGAGCTGGAACAGCTGGAGTCTGAGCTACTGGATTGAGCCGGGCTATCAACAGCCCCTAGCGGGCACGAAGTTTTTATGGCAGGTTTCTCTACTTTTTTAAAGAGTTCTGGTTCAATTTTCTCCCCATAGACCAAGAGGCAGAGATGGCATTACTGCAGATTTCTGAGCCGGGGCAAAGCCCTGTTCCCCATCAGCGGAAAAAAGCGGTGGGTATTGACCTGGGAACCACAAACTCTCTTGTGGCCAGTGTCAGGTCAGGTTCAGCTATAACCCTTGAGGATGAACAGGGGGAACACTTATTACCCTCCGTTGTCCGGTATGGAAAAGAGGGACTGGTAGTAGGGAAGGCGGCATGCCAGCATATTAGCCAGGACCCTCTTAATACGATTGTATCCGTCAAACGTTTAATGGGACGCGGAATTCAGGATGTGGAAACGATGGGAGGCCTTATGCCCTATCGTTTTTCTGAGTCATCAAGTGCCATGCCCTATATTGAAACCGTGGCAGGTTTCGTGAGTCCGGTAGAAGTCTCTTCCGAGATTTTGAAAGCCCTGGTGAAACGGGCAGAGGATTCTCTGGAGGGCGCACTGGACGGGGCTGTTATTACGGTTCCGGCTTACTTTGATGATGCCCAGCGGCAGGCCACCAAAGATGCGGCAAAGCTGGCGGGGGTCAATGTCTATCGCCTGCTGAATGAGCCAACAGCGGCGGCTGTCGCCTATGGCCTGGATCACTGCCCGGAAGAGGCGGCAGAAGGTGTGATTGCGGTTTACGACCTTGGCGGGGGAACCTTTGACATCTCCATTCTTCGAATGGAACAGGGGGTTTTTCAGGTCTTGGCCACAGGGGGGGATACTGCCCTGGGGGGGGATGATTTTGATAAAGCCCTGGCACACTGGATATTGCAGCAGGTGCAATTGGACGAAGGGCACCTGAATAACTCTGTGTTACGTGAAGTGCTGATGCTTGCCCGAACAGTGAAAGAGTCCCTGACGGAGAAGGATTCTGTGGATATCCGTTTTAGGCAGTGGTCAGGCAAGATTAATCGACGACAATTCAATGAAATTATTGATTCTCTGGTTAATCGAACCATTCGAACGTTTAAGCGAACCCTCCGTGATGCCGGGGTAAAAACCAAAGACATCAATGAAGTGGTCATGGTGGGTGGCTCTACCCGGGTCTTGCGAGTCCGGGAAAAGGTGGAGCAATTTGCTGGCAAGGAACCGCTGACCGCTATTGATCCGGATCGGGTTGTGGCCATTGGTGCCGCTATTCAAGCCGATGTACTGTCCGGTAACCGCTCCGGCGATGATATGTTATTGCTGGATGTGATTCCCCTGTCCCTTGGGCTTGAAACCATGGGGGGGTTGATGGAAAAGCTGGTTCATCGAAATACCACTATTCCTGTTAGCCGGGCTCAGGATTTTACCACCTGCAAAGATGGCCAGAGCGCCATGGCTATTCATGTCTTTCAGGGAGAGCGTGAGCTGGTTCAGGATAATCGCTCCCTTGCCCGGTTTGAGTTGCGAGGTATTCCGGGCTTGCCTGCGGGTTCAGCCAAAATCCGGGTTACTTTCCAGGTAGATGCCGATGGACTGCTGAATGTGTCTGCGAAAGAACTGTCAACAGGCGTCAGCAGTAGTATTCAGGTGAAGCCCTCCTATGGGTTAAACGATGATGATATTGCCCGGATGATTCGGGACTCCTATGATCATGCCGGTGAGGACCTTGATCAGCGCCGACTGAAAGAACAGGAGGTGGAGGCTGACAGGGTTATTGAAGCACTGTCAGTGGCTTTGGAAAAGGATGGCAAGGCTCTGTTAAGTGAGGATGAGAGGCTGGCCTTGAATAACGATCTGGATAGTCTGAGAACGGTCAGGCAATCCGGTGATCCGGAGGCGATAGCCCTGGAGATTGACCGGGTCAGTCAAGGCAGTGAGGAATTTGCTGCGCGTCGAATGAATCAGGGCATCCGGCAGGCACTTTCCGGGCACACTATTGATGATTTGGAGAACTCCTGACGATGACACGAATCGTATTTCTTCCCCATGAGGAAATCTGTCCTGATGGTGCGGTGGTTGAAGTTGAGCCTGGAGTCACTGTTTGTGATGCCGCCCTTGAGCATGGCATTGATATTGAGCATGCCTGTGAAAAATCCTGTGCCTGTACTACCTGTCATGTGGTGGTGCGTGAAGGGTTTGAAAGCCTTGGTGAGGCCGATGAGCTGGAAGAGGACATGCTGGATAAGGCCTGGGGCCTGGAGCCTGAGTCGCGGTTAAGTTGCCAGGCTGTTGTTAGCGATGAAGATCTTGTAGTGGAAATCCCCAGATACACTATTAATCAGGTGTCTGAACGGCACTGACGGGAGGAAAGCAACCATGGGACTGAAGTGGATAGATGTCTATGATATAGCGATTCAACTGGCAGAGGCCTTCCCGGATACAGACCCAAGGTATGTCAACTTTGTTGATCTGAGAAACTGGATTCTGGCCCTGGAAGGGTTTGATGATGATCCGGGCCATTGTGGCGAAAAAGTGCTTGAAGCAATACAAATGGCCTGGATTGAAGAGGTTGACTGACAGCAGAGGGCGAGATCGTTTACAATTTGTAAGGCGTTGTATTCTGATCCGGTGATGAAGGGGTGTTTGTCTATCTGATAGAGGGTAAACACCCCTGGCTATTAATAAAAAGAACAATTCCCACCCGTGGATAAAGCATTCCTTTGTCTACGGGTGGGGAGTGACAACGATGGAGAGTATAAATGGCTGTTGAACGTACATTGTCAATTATCAAGCCCGATGCTGTTGCCCGGAATATAATTGGTGACATTATGGGGCGCTTTGAAAAGGCCGGACTCAGGATTATTGCGACCCGGATGATGCATCTTTCCAGGGAAGAGGCAGAGGGGTTTTATGCAGAACACCGGGAGCGTCCTTTCTTTTCCGGTCTGGTGGCCTTTATGACATCAGGTCCGGTGGTGGTATCAGTGCTTGAAGGGGAAAATGCCATTATCCGGCACCGGGAACTGATGGGTGCGACTAACCCTCAGGAGGCGGATAAAGGTACGATCAGGGCTGATTTTGCCAGTACTATTGATGAAAATGCGGTTCATGGTTCTGATTCTCCCGTGTCAGCAGAGCGAGAAGTGGCTTACTTTTTTGACCAGGCAGCCATTTGTCCGAGAACCCGTTAATTGATGAGCTGCCAGATACCGCCGACCCAGTGTATCTGGCGGTGTCGAGGTAATAGAATGTCTAAATTGACTGTTAGCGCCAAAACCAATCTGCTGGGTTTGTCCAGGGAAAAAATGGAGACTTTTTTTGTCAGTATTGGCGAGAAAAAGTTCAGGGCGCAGCAGATGTTGAAGTGGATTCACCATAACGGGGTGGGTGACTTCGATGAGATGAGTAATATCAGCAAGGCCTTAAGGGAACGCTTAAAGGATATCGCTGAAATCCGGGGGCCTGAAGTGGTGAGCAGCCACTTTTCCGAGGATGGTACCTGTAAGTGGGTGATAAGGGTTGCCAGTGGTAGCTGTGTAGAAACCGTTTATATCCCTGATGGCAAGCGAGGTACTTTATGCGTGTCGTCCCAGGCGGGTTGCGCGCTGGATTGCAGCTTTTGTTCCACAGGTAAGCAAGGGTTTAACTCTGACCTTACGGTGGCTGAAATTATTGGACAGGTTTGGGTGGCGGCAAAACACTTTGGCAATGTCCCTGCCAAAATGGATCGTTCCATTACCAATGTGGTGATGATGGGAATGGGAGAGCCACTGCTTAACTTTGATAATGTCGTGGATGCCATGAACCTGATGATGGATGATCTGGGCTATGGCCTGTCAAAACGTCGTGTCACCCTCAGCACATCGGGGGTTGTACCTGCCCTGAGAAAACTGGGCTCGGTGACGGATGCCTCTTTGGCGATTTCTCTTCATGCCCCGAATAATGCCCTGCGGGATAAGCTGGTTCCCATTAACAAGAAATACCCTCTGGAAGAGCTTCTGGATGCCACGGCAGAGTATATGGGGGGGCTGTCGGATAAAAGCCGGGTGGTCACTATCGAGTATACCTTGCTGGCTGGAGTCAATGACCAGCCTGAGCATGCGAAGCAGATGGCCAGGCTGCTTAAAAATACACCGTGTAAAATTAATCTGATTCCCTTTAATCCATTCCCTTATTCCGGATATGAGCGTCCCAGTAACAATGCGGTCAGACGCTTCCAGGAGTTACTTGCACAGGCAGGCTATAACACAACGGTGCGTAAAACCCGGGGCGATGACATTGATGCGGCCTGTGGTCAGCTGGTGGGTCAGGTCAATGACCGGACCCGGCGAAGTGCCCGTTATATAGAGGCCAGGCAGCTGGATTCCACTCAGGATGTGCCGACTATAAAAAAAGGGGCAGCATAGCCATTAGCAGGAGCTACCAATGAGGTCAAGACAGGGCCTGGTTGTATATGCTTTAACGATTTTACTGGTGGGTTGTATCAGTCACTCCCCATCGGTGCCCAATGGGCAGGGCAAAGCCGTTGATAATTATATGAACCTTGCCAAGGGTTATATTCAGGAAGGCTATATTGAGAAAGCCGTGAAACCCCTGAATCGAGCGCTGGAGATTGAGCCGCGTTCCTCTGACGTCCATGGTATGCTCGGGCTGGTTTACCAACTGCAGGGGGAAACACGCCTGGCAGAAAAGTCCTTTAAAAAAGCGCTATCCTATAACTCCGGGGCAGCAGAAGTTCGCAACAACTACGGTGCGTTTTTGTTTTCCCGGGGGCGACTGGATGATGCCTATCGCGAATTTTCAAAAGCGGCAGAAAACATTGATTATGAGAAGCGAAGCCGGGCTTATGAAAATATGGGTGTTGTGGCCCATAAGCAAGGCAACCTGGTTTCTGCCCAGGCGCATTTTGAAAAGTCCCTGAGACTTAACAGTAATTTACCCCGTGCCCGCCTTGAACTTGCGACAGTGCTGCATAAAAGTGGTGATTATGGCAAGGCATGGGCACATTATCTGATGTTTGCCAAGCAGGCACGTCAGAACTCCCAAAGCCTTTGGTTAGGCGTTCAGTTGGCACGTGTCAATGGCGACAAAAATGCAGCGGCCAGTTACGGCCTACAACTG encodes:
- the iscA gene encoding iron-sulfur cluster assembly protein IscA, with amino-acid sequence MAITMTEAAARHIKKQLDKRGRGRGIRLGVKTSGCSGMAYVLEFVDEQLESDTVFENFGVKVFIDPKSLVYMDGTELDFVKEGLNEGFQFNNPNVASECGCGESFNV
- the ndk gene encoding nucleoside-diphosphate kinase, producing the protein MAVERTLSIIKPDAVARNIIGDIMGRFEKAGLRIIATRMMHLSREEAEGFYAEHRERPFFSGLVAFMTSGPVVVSVLEGENAIIRHRELMGATNPQEADKGTIRADFASTIDENAVHGSDSPVSAEREVAYFFDQAAICPRTR
- the rlmN gene encoding 23S rRNA (adenine(2503)-C(2))-methyltransferase RlmN; the protein is MSKLTVSAKTNLLGLSREKMETFFVSIGEKKFRAQQMLKWIHHNGVGDFDEMSNISKALRERLKDIAEIRGPEVVSSHFSEDGTCKWVIRVASGSCVETVYIPDGKRGTLCVSSQAGCALDCSFCSTGKQGFNSDLTVAEIIGQVWVAAKHFGNVPAKMDRSITNVVMMGMGEPLLNFDNVVDAMNLMMDDLGYGLSKRRVTLSTSGVVPALRKLGSVTDASLAISLHAPNNALRDKLVPINKKYPLEELLDATAEYMGGLSDKSRVVTIEYTLLAGVNDQPEHAKQMARLLKNTPCKINLIPFNPFPYSGYERPSNNAVRRFQELLAQAGYNTTVRKTRGDDIDAACGQLVGQVNDRTRRSARYIEARQLDSTQDVPTIKKGAA
- the iscX gene encoding Fe-S cluster assembly protein IscX, whose protein sequence is MGLKWIDVYDIAIQLAEAFPDTDPRYVNFVDLRNWILALEGFDDDPGHCGEKVLEAIQMAWIEEVD
- the hscB gene encoding Fe-S protein assembly co-chaperone HscB; translation: MDITQNYFELFQLPVSCQLDHGKLALKYRELQKTVHPDRFAGDAHRQQRLSVQYAAYVNEAFDTLKLPLKRFIYLLNLAGLSVDMEQNTVMDPEFLMEQMALREQMAELRGLPDPEAGIDRLINAVEDSLDELSEEFERLWVQGQSEHLKQAETVVQKMQFMVKVAAELEQLESELLD
- the hscA gene encoding Fe-S protein assembly chaperone HscA — protein: MALLQISEPGQSPVPHQRKKAVGIDLGTTNSLVASVRSGSAITLEDEQGEHLLPSVVRYGKEGLVVGKAACQHISQDPLNTIVSVKRLMGRGIQDVETMGGLMPYRFSESSSAMPYIETVAGFVSPVEVSSEILKALVKRAEDSLEGALDGAVITVPAYFDDAQRQATKDAAKLAGVNVYRLLNEPTAAAVAYGLDHCPEEAAEGVIAVYDLGGGTFDISILRMEQGVFQVLATGGDTALGGDDFDKALAHWILQQVQLDEGHLNNSVLREVLMLARTVKESLTEKDSVDIRFRQWSGKINRRQFNEIIDSLVNRTIRTFKRTLRDAGVKTKDINEVVMVGGSTRVLRVREKVEQFAGKEPLTAIDPDRVVAIGAAIQADVLSGNRSGDDMLLLDVIPLSLGLETMGGLMEKLVHRNTTIPVSRAQDFTTCKDGQSAMAIHVFQGERELVQDNRSLARFELRGIPGLPAGSAKIRVTFQVDADGLLNVSAKELSTGVSSSIQVKPSYGLNDDDIARMIRDSYDHAGEDLDQRRLKEQEVEADRVIEALSVALEKDGKALLSEDERLALNNDLDSLRTVRQSGDPEAIALEIDRVSQGSEEFAARRMNQGIRQALSGHTIDDLENS
- the fdx gene encoding ISC system 2Fe-2S type ferredoxin, which translates into the protein MTRIVFLPHEEICPDGAVVEVEPGVTVCDAALEHGIDIEHACEKSCACTTCHVVVREGFESLGEADELEEDMLDKAWGLEPESRLSCQAVVSDEDLVVEIPRYTINQVSERH
- the pilW gene encoding type IV pilus biogenesis/stability protein PilW, giving the protein MRSRQGLVVYALTILLVGCISHSPSVPNGQGKAVDNYMNLAKGYIQEGYIEKAVKPLNRALEIEPRSSDVHGMLGLVYQLQGETRLAEKSFKKALSYNSGAAEVRNNYGAFLFSRGRLDDAYREFSKAAENIDYEKRSRAYENMGVVAHKQGNLVSAQAHFEKSLRLNSNLPRARLELATVLHKSGDYGKAWAHYLMFAKQARQNSQSLWLGVQLARVNGDKNAAASYGLQLERLFPGSKELQAYRSLVRHE